A genomic region of Anopheles coustani chromosome 3, idAnoCousDA_361_x.2, whole genome shotgun sequence contains the following coding sequences:
- the LOC131272489 gene encoding bumetanide-sensitive sodium-(potassium)-chloride cotransporter-like, whose product MVWSHRFPLTSFIDRMVSAVRRVKTVQPDATDSKTDHIVHPKPTEAHTTTLPKVAIFTVEGEPTEQEWTSIDLESEFDNSMRDEGHPETDNHLASDPLPRLEHYRMSQKAIRRPSIGELHGDLDEQSSVSNDKNDQPTGGGGHGTRFGWIQGVLIPCLLNIWGVMLFLRLSWIVALAGVLETLLIIGLSYVVCVITTLSLSAICTNGQVKGGGIYYLISRSLGPEFGGAVGIVLAFANSVAASMNTIGFCNSLNQLLASFGVKIVDGGLNDVRIVGTITIIVMVVICTVGMDWEIKVQNFLVLAIVIAIGNFVVGVFVGPRTDEQLGKGFSGLSGDRLLANLGPDYRYSEGIEQNFFSVFGIFFPSVTGVQAGANICGELKDPATAIPKGTLLALLISGVSYVLFVLLAGSASHRDATGSLEDLVNGTFVDRCRRALTTDEPCQYGLHNDYTVMQLMAVSGLLIYAGCFAATLSTALTNLLSVPRIIQALGTDRLYPGLMFFARGYGKRQEPYRAYALVLAVSVLFVLLAKLNLIAPLITNFYLASYALINFCTFHAATVKPIGWRPTFRFYHPWVSLFGTVLCVLIAFLIDIISTGVTMVLITVLHLTVFYRKPNVNWGSTTQAQTYKSALSAAFRLQCVGDHVKNYHPSVLVLAGKASARPPLIDLAHQITKGQALMIVGDVVPNRLSHRRRELRAVDSQRFLRERHIRAFYQQLDGIGFGEGARALIQTAGVGKLAPNIALIGYKSDWMRCSLVDLQTYYNVLNDVFDNRMALAILRLPNGLDLTHLTNEPGPDDNRTMSANESFASLQHFTGNVSPRKAMKWPRKISIMNSEGSPSRTSRESVPSVSRSGSWIPRELLDRLQVFRRKQASGTIDVWWLYDDGGLTMLIPHILSLRSKWALCKVRVFALTNRQSALEEDRKNMANLLAKLRIEYASLTMLPNVAKLPRPDTVAMHRQLLKHFEPFPMQLNPPELSNTERAAMDVKTNRQLRLREMILEHSPEAALIVMSMPMPRLGTVSAPLYMSWLEMLTKDMPPMLLVRGNQTSVLTFYS is encoded by the exons ATGGTGTGGAGCCATCGTTTTCCACTGACGAGCTTCATCGATCGCATGGTGAGTGCGGTTCGGAGGGTGAAAACGGTGCAACCCGATGCAACCGACAGCAAAACCGACCACATTGTGCATCCGAAACCAACAGAAGCCCATACGACCACGTTGCCGAAGGTGGCCATCTTTACCGTCGAAGGCGAACCGACCGAACAGGAATGGACTTCGATCGATCTGGAGTCGGAATTCGACAATTCTATGCGTGACGAAGGTCATCCCGAGACAGATAATCACTTGGCAAG CGATCCGCTTCCGCGCCTGGAGCACTATCGAATGTCGCAGAAAGCCATTCGGCGTCCCTCGATAGGGGAACTGCACGGTGACCTGGACGAGCAGAGTTCG GTGTCGAACGACAAGAATGACCAGCCGACGGGGGGCGGGGGACACGGAACGCGCTTTGGCTGGATACAGGGTGTGTTGATTCCGTGCCTGCTGAACATTTGGGGCGTAATGCTGTTTCTGCGGCTCAGCTGGATTGTGGCGCTGGCGGGTGTTCTGGAGACGCTGCTTATCATCGGCCTGTCGTACGTGGTGTGCGTCATCACGACCCTCTCGCTGTCGGCCATCTGCACCAATGGGCAGGTGAAGGGCGGTGGTATCTACTACCTGATCTCTCGCTCGCTCGGGCCCGAGTTTGGCGGTGCGGTGGGCATCGTGCTTGCGTTTGCCAACTCCGTCGCGGCATCGATGAACACGATCGGGTTCTGTAACTCACTGAACCAGCTGCTAG CGAGTTTCGGGGTAAAAATTGTCGATGGAGGACTGAACGACGTGCGCATCGTTGGCACGATCACGATCatcgtgatggtggtgatctGCACCGTCGGCATGGATTGGGAGATAAAGGTGCAGAACTTTCTCGTGCTAGCTATCGTGATCGCCATCGGAAACTTTGTCGTCGGGGTGTTCGTCGGCCCCAGGACGGACGAACAGCTCGGGAAGGGTTTCTCGGGGTTGTCGGGCGATCGGCTGCTGGCTAACCTTGGCCCAGATTATCGCTACAGCGAGGGGATCGAGCAGAACTTCTTCAGCGTATTTGGTATCTTCTTCCCGAGCGTGACGGGTGTTCAGGCTGGAGCGAACATCTGTGGCGAGCTGAAGGATCCAGCTACAGCCATACCAAAGGGTACGCTGCTGGCGCTACTCATATCCGGTGTGTCTTATGTGTTGTTTGTGCTGCTTGCCGGTTCCGCAAGTCATCGCGATGCCACGGGTAGTCTGGAGGATCTAGTGAATGGGACATTCGTTGACCGTTGCCGGCGAGCGCTGACCACCGACGAACCGTGCCAGTACGGGCTGCACAACGACTACACCGTAATGCAACTGATGGCCGTTTCGGGGCTCCTTATCTACGCTGGTTGTTTCGCGGCCACTCTCTCGACCGCACTGACAAACCTCTTGTCGGTGCCACGGATCATTCAGGCGCTTGGAACCGATCGGCTCTACCCAGGCCTGATGTTCTTCGCTCGAGGATACGGCAAACGTCAAGAACCATACCGGGCGTATGCGCTGGTGCTCGCTGTTTCCGTCCTATTCGTACTGCTGGCGAAACTGAATCTAATCGCGCCTCTTATCACCAACTTCTACCTAGCGTCGTATGCCTTGATCAACTTCTGCACGTTTCACGCGGCCACGGTGAAACCGATCGGATGGCGTCCAACCTTCCGATTCTACCACCCTTGGGTGAGCCTGTTCGGAACGGTCCTGTGCGTGCTGATCGCCTTCCTGATCGACATCATCTCGACCGGTGTTACGATGGTGCTGATCACGGTACTTCACCTGACCGTGTTTTACCGTAAACCAAACGTTAACTGGGGCTCGACGACACAAGCACAGACGTACAAGTCTGCCCTTTCGGCCGCCTTCCGCCTGCAGTGCGTCGGCGATCACGTCAAGAACTATCACCCGTCGGTGCTGGTGTTGGCTGGGAAGGCATCCGCCCGACCACCGCTTATCGATCTGGCACATCAAATCACCAAAGGGCAGGCTCTGATGATCGTTGGTGACGTAGTGCCGAATCGTCTTTCCCATCGACGGCGAGAGCTGAGGGCTGTCGATAGCCAACGGTTCCTGAGGGAGCGCCATATCCGTGCGTTTTACCAGCAGCTCGATGGGATCGGATTTGGTGAGGGCGCGCGAGCGCTCATTCAGACTGCTGGCGTGGGGAAGCTTGCGCCAAACATTGCACTGATCGGGTACAAGTCCGACTGGATGCGGTGTTCCTTGGTGGACCTACAAACTTACTACAACGTGCTGAA TGACGTTTTCGACAACCGGATGGCGCTCGCTATTCTAAGGCTCCCCAATGGGCTAGACCTTACGCACCTTACTAACGAGCCCGGACCGGATGACAATCGCACGATGAGCGCCAACGAGTCCTTCGCTAGCCTACAGCACTTCACCGGCAATGTGTCCCCACGAAAGGCAATGAAGTGGCCGCGCAAGATTTCAATCATGAATAGCGAGGGCAGCCCGTCGAGAACTAGCCGTGAAAGCGTCCCATCAGTCTCACGGAGTGGTTCCTGGATACCGCGCGAGCTGCTCGaccgcttgcaagtgttcCGGCGCAAACAGGCCTCCGGAACCATCGACGTCTGGTGGCTGTACGACGATGGTGGGCTGACGATGCTAATTCCGCACATCCTGTCGCTCCGATCGAAGTGGGCGCTGTGTAAAGTGCGCGTATTCGCCCTCACCAACAGGCAGAGTGCGCTAGAAGAGGACCGCAAAAA TATGGCCAACCTTCTTGCGAAACTACGCATCGAATACGCCTCGCTTACCATGTTGCCGAATGTGGCGAAGCTTCCCCGGCCGGACACGGTCGCCATGCATCGACAGTTGTTGAAACATTTCGAACCATTCCCGATGCAGCTCAACCCACCAGAACTGAGCAATACGGAGCGGGCAGCGATGGACGTAAAAACTAACCGGCAGCTACGCCTACGCGAAATGATCCTGGAACACTCGCCGGAAGCGGCACTGATCGTTATGTCGATGCCCATGCCTCGATTG GGAACTGTGTCCGCTCCACTCTACATGTCCTGGCTGGAGATGCTTACCAAGGATATGCCCCCGATGCTGCTGGTACGAGGTAACCAAACGTCGGTACTCACGTTTTATTCGTAA
- the LOC131258795 gene encoding A-kinase anchor protein 17A isoform X2 gives MEKMRQMILPDRFSLLKVSKSTVGFIRFEGELEDRGKLKAVLSRLDGRPLRLAGFDESVKVRASEAKDDFPTRHDWDSFFRDARNMDEMKAGERPDTIHFSNLPIKWFCPRHAENDDNAKPSENIFKRIFEKFGEVRAVDIPICDPYRSQMKAHMSGMKKFSFDQEMYFEGYVQFSEYVGFVKAMDEFRGMKLVRKEGERNLAVTIAVDFDQTKHLSDASVKKRQVVRDRLIAVDREKEEQEKKRLAEEEARKELERKQKEEKRQAEIELQLQREQRRKEKHLQKLRQKESDEISQKIRLEEKKLLEAQRKLESIRLLDALFERMKMKHSLEKGKQKSLISSDGEGNDNVSVSSTQDRKKKANKLKATQEKELERMRVRLKQAKDGSVLKKVLSSGLGVKVERSRSPSINTISSDDAILSDTPQTKVKKKRKSRASSKKSGDSDVSSSEESSNEEEEPLSGEEKIKRENRDGPQAQQHPSAPYPSAQGMPYDRSAMGYGPPMHPAAAYPPTAMYPGMDWTAGMSYPYAYDPFYAQYYASSMAYRGPFRTATRGPPRYPRGGPGGVLRGRGSGYRGRGGYDYYRGGRGGDDYDGYVRTGSRSYSRSRSRSRHRRRSSRSRSRRSRSRSSRSRSRSRSRSRRSRSHRSRSSSRTTSRSRSRSRSRKSKSEHRSRSRSKSRSRSHSHHRSKRTRSRSRTRSDERSKKPAVQLSKPTSKNLVSTIRGSTRSRSHSRSRSRSKSHSRSRSNYKHRSSRRHRSPRPRRADSAEPKAPNEPDQQEEEPFIPGPIGPRSPPELPPPPEPPFIPEHNNGGALIGNVRDEDEEPAVVSESFKKHRIIVRTDTLGSKSTKEIEEEVRERLLRQQMERELQVRKEREKKKRRAKEAEDHKEEDDDDDEEEEDDDEEDDDDEDDEEDSDEDDEERQNDRRKVPERRTRNHTNPEPASHGNGHKRREIRPPTTPPPPPVHRRREGKSPDQRESSRREAQQRSGRFNGEPRKPPRTPSSSESQEDSSGSSSGSSSEAENPRRARPASRTRPKSPDSPDRRHRRKPDGTDGLDRRRPHETSAARPDDGVLEEKRARMASRQASSAAGITRGRSQETQRSIDGGRAPRSPVGKGRLAPRQRSRSREHHRKSSHSRVDGRRNEDGIGGDESMRRRDVAVSSRHGLRGSRRS, from the exons TCGCCCGTTGCGGTTGGCCGGGTTTGACGAATCGGTGAAGGTGCGAGCATCGGAGGCGAAGGACGATTTCCCGACCCGGCACGATTGGGATTCGTTTTTCCGCGATGCCCGCAACATGGACGAGATGAAGGCGGGCGAGCGGCCCGATACGATCCATTTCAGCAACCTGCCGATCAAGTGGTTCTGCCCACGGCACGCCGAAAACGACGACAACGCCAAACCGAGTGAGAACATCTTCAAGCGCATCTTCGAGAAGTTCGGTGAGGTGCGCGCGGTGGACATACCGATCTGCGATCCGTACCGGTCGCAGATGAAAGCGCACATGTCCGGTATGAAGAAGTTTAGCTTCGACCAGGAGATGTACTTCGAAGG GTACGTGCAGTTTTCCGAATACGTCGGGTTTGTGAAGGCGATGGACGAGTTTCGTGGCATGAAGCTGGTGCGCAAGGAGGGCGAACGTAACCTGGCGGTTACGATTGCGGTGGACTTCGATCAGACCAAGCATCTAAGCGACGCGTCGGTGAAGAAACGTCAGGTCGTACGCGATCGTTTGATCGCTGTCGATCGGGAGAAGGAGGAACAGGAGAAAAAACGATTGGCTGAGGAGGAGGCGCGCAAGGAGCTGGAAAG aaagcaaaaggaagaaaagcgtcAAGCCGAAATCGAGTTGCAGTTGCAGCGGGAACAACGGCGTAAGGAAAAACATCTGCAAAAATTACGCCAAAAGGAGTCGGATGAGATCAGTCAAAAGATAAGGCTGGAGGAGAAAAAGTTGCTCGAAGCGCAGCGTAAGCTAGAGAGCATCCGTCTATTGGATGCATTATTCGAACGCATGAAG ATGAAACACTCTCTCgagaaagggaaacaaaaaagccTCATATCGAGCGATGGCGAAGGGAATGATAACGTAAGCGTTTCATCGACGCAGGATCGTAAGAAGAAGGCAAACAAGCTGAAAGCTACGCAGGAAAAGGAGCTGGAAAGGATGCGGGTGCGTTTGAAACAGGCCAAGGATGGCAGTGTgctgaagaaggtgcttagttcGGGACTCGGCGTGAAGGTGGAACGGTCCCGTTCGCCGAGCATCAACACGATCAGCTCGGACGATGCAATCCTTAGCGATACGCCCCAGACGAAGGTGAAGAAGAAACGCAAGTCGCGGGCATCCTCCAAGAAGTCCGGTGACTCGGATGTGTCCTCTTCGGAAGAATCGTCGAACGAGGAAGAGGAACCGCTATCTGGTGAGGAGAAAATAAAGCGAGAAAATCGGGACGGTCCTCAAGCGCAACAACATCCTTCGGCTCCGTATCCTTCGGCTCAGGGCATGCCGTACGATCGAAGCGCAATGGGTTACGGACCACCGATGCATCCCGCAGCAGCCTATCCTCCGACGGCCATGTACCCTGGGATGGACTGGACGGCCGGTATGAGCTACCCGTACGCTTACGATCCGTTCTATGCGCAGTACTACGCGAGCTCGATGGCATACCGAGGCCCGTTCCGAACGGCCACCAGAGGTCCACCACGCTATCCTCGCGGTGGTCCGGGTGGTGTTTTGCGAGGTCGTGGCAGCGGTTATCGTGGCCGCGGCGGATACGACTACTATCGGGGAGGCCGTGGTGGCGACGATTACGATGGTTACGTCCGAACGGGTAGTCGATCGTATTCGCGCTCACGATCCCGGTCACGGCATCGACGGCGGTCAAGTCGAAGCCGAAGCCGTCGGTCACGCTCGAGAAGTAGCCGTAGCAGAAGCCGCAGCCGAAGCCGCAGTCGTAGAAGTCGCAGCCATCGTTCGCGTTCCAGTTCCCGAACGACTTCCAGATCACGATCGCGCTCACGCTCCCGAAAGTCCAAATCGGAGCACCGTAGCCGTAGTAGGTCAAAATCGCGGTCCCGTTCGCACAGCCACCATCGGAGCAAACGCACCCGCTCTCGATCACGCACCCGCTCGGATGAGCGATCGAAGAAGCCTGCCGTGCAATTGTCGAAACCGACGTCGAAAAACTTGGTTTCAACCATTCGGGGCTCTACCAGATCGCGTTCCCACTCCCGGTCGCGTTCCCGTTCAAAGTCGCACTCGCGTTCCCGCTCCAACTACAAACACCGATCTTCACGAAGGCATCGTTCCCCTCGGCCACGGCGTGCTGACTCCGCTGAGCCTAAGGCGCCAAACGAACCGGATCAGCAGGAGGAAGAACCCTTCATCCCGGGTCCTATAGGGCCTAGATCACCGCCCGAATTACCGCCACCACCAGAACCACCGTTCATTCCCGAGCATAACAATGGGGGTGCACTCATCGGAAACGTCCGGGATGAAGACGAGGAGCCGGCGGTCGTATCGGAATCGTTCAAAAAACATCGCATCATTGTGCGAACGGATACGCTCGGTTCTAAAAGTACAAAGGAAATCGAAGAGGAAGTGCGTGAGCGGCTGCTGCGACAGCAAATGGAGAGGGAGCTGCAAGTGCGCAAGGAACGGGAGAAAAAGAAGCGCCGCGCTAAGGAGGCCGAGGATCATAAAgaggaagacgacgacgatgacgaggaggaagaggatgatgatgaggaggatgacgacgacgaggatgaCGAAGAAGACAGTGACGAAGATGATGAGGAGCGTCAGAATGATCGTCGTAAGGTGCCCGAGAGGCGTACGAGAAACCATACAAATCCAGAACCAGCCTCACACGGCAACGGGCATAAGCGCAGGGAAATTCGTCCgccaacaacaccaccaccaccaccagtacACCGCAGACGTGAAGGCAAGTCTCCCGATCAACGGGAGTCTTCGCGACGGGAGGCGCAGCAGCGTTCGGGACGTTTTAATGGCGAACCACGGAAACCACCTCGTACGCCTTCCTCGTCCGAATCGCAGGAAGACTCAAGTGGAAGCAGCAGTGGTAGTAGCAGCGAAGCAGAGAATCCAAGACGTGCTCGTCCCGCATCACGCACTCGACCGAAATCTCCCGACAGTCCAGACCGGCGGCATCGACGAAAGCCCGATGGGACGGATGGGTTGGACAGAAGAAGACCACACGAGACTAGCGCGGCCCGTCCCGACGACGGTGTGTTGGAAGAAAAGCGCGCCCGAATGGCTTCCAGACAGGCGTCGTCTGCGGCAGGGATCACAAGAGGGCGCTCGCAGGAGACCCAACGTAGTATCGATGGAGGTCGTGCCCCCCGGTCTCCGGTAGGGAAAGGACGGCTTGCGCCGCGCCAGCGAAGTCGTAGCCGGGAACACCATCGTAAATCGTCCCACTCACGAGTAGACGGCCGTCGGAACGAGGATGGCATTGGGGGGGATGAGTCGATGCGGCGCCGAGATGTAGCTGTGAGTTCTAGGCACGGCCTTCGGGGTAGTCGACGGTCGTAG
- the LOC131258795 gene encoding A-kinase anchor protein 17A isoform X1 → MIQTIQDVNDCVPLYLPHSLYLKPLAKFNISVALPATITGKTISNFDVMEKMRQMILPDRFSLLKVSKSTVGFIRFEGELEDRGKLKAVLSRLDGRPLRLAGFDESVKVRASEAKDDFPTRHDWDSFFRDARNMDEMKAGERPDTIHFSNLPIKWFCPRHAENDDNAKPSENIFKRIFEKFGEVRAVDIPICDPYRSQMKAHMSGMKKFSFDQEMYFEGYVQFSEYVGFVKAMDEFRGMKLVRKEGERNLAVTIAVDFDQTKHLSDASVKKRQVVRDRLIAVDREKEEQEKKRLAEEEARKELERKQKEEKRQAEIELQLQREQRRKEKHLQKLRQKESDEISQKIRLEEKKLLEAQRKLESIRLLDALFERMKMKHSLEKGKQKSLISSDGEGNDNVSVSSTQDRKKKANKLKATQEKELERMRVRLKQAKDGSVLKKVLSSGLGVKVERSRSPSINTISSDDAILSDTPQTKVKKKRKSRASSKKSGDSDVSSSEESSNEEEEPLSGEEKIKRENRDGPQAQQHPSAPYPSAQGMPYDRSAMGYGPPMHPAAAYPPTAMYPGMDWTAGMSYPYAYDPFYAQYYASSMAYRGPFRTATRGPPRYPRGGPGGVLRGRGSGYRGRGGYDYYRGGRGGDDYDGYVRTGSRSYSRSRSRSRHRRRSSRSRSRRSRSRSSRSRSRSRSRSRRSRSHRSRSSSRTTSRSRSRSRSRKSKSEHRSRSRSKSRSRSHSHHRSKRTRSRSRTRSDERSKKPAVQLSKPTSKNLVSTIRGSTRSRSHSRSRSRSKSHSRSRSNYKHRSSRRHRSPRPRRADSAEPKAPNEPDQQEEEPFIPGPIGPRSPPELPPPPEPPFIPEHNNGGALIGNVRDEDEEPAVVSESFKKHRIIVRTDTLGSKSTKEIEEEVRERLLRQQMERELQVRKEREKKKRRAKEAEDHKEEDDDDDEEEEDDDEEDDDDEDDEEDSDEDDEERQNDRRKVPERRTRNHTNPEPASHGNGHKRREIRPPTTPPPPPVHRRREGKSPDQRESSRREAQQRSGRFNGEPRKPPRTPSSSESQEDSSGSSSGSSSEAENPRRARPASRTRPKSPDSPDRRHRRKPDGTDGLDRRRPHETSAARPDDGVLEEKRARMASRQASSAAGITRGRSQETQRSIDGGRAPRSPVGKGRLAPRQRSRSREHHRKSSHSRVDGRRNEDGIGGDESMRRRDVAVSSRHGLRGSRRS, encoded by the exons TCGCCCGTTGCGGTTGGCCGGGTTTGACGAATCGGTGAAGGTGCGAGCATCGGAGGCGAAGGACGATTTCCCGACCCGGCACGATTGGGATTCGTTTTTCCGCGATGCCCGCAACATGGACGAGATGAAGGCGGGCGAGCGGCCCGATACGATCCATTTCAGCAACCTGCCGATCAAGTGGTTCTGCCCACGGCACGCCGAAAACGACGACAACGCCAAACCGAGTGAGAACATCTTCAAGCGCATCTTCGAGAAGTTCGGTGAGGTGCGCGCGGTGGACATACCGATCTGCGATCCGTACCGGTCGCAGATGAAAGCGCACATGTCCGGTATGAAGAAGTTTAGCTTCGACCAGGAGATGTACTTCGAAGG GTACGTGCAGTTTTCCGAATACGTCGGGTTTGTGAAGGCGATGGACGAGTTTCGTGGCATGAAGCTGGTGCGCAAGGAGGGCGAACGTAACCTGGCGGTTACGATTGCGGTGGACTTCGATCAGACCAAGCATCTAAGCGACGCGTCGGTGAAGAAACGTCAGGTCGTACGCGATCGTTTGATCGCTGTCGATCGGGAGAAGGAGGAACAGGAGAAAAAACGATTGGCTGAGGAGGAGGCGCGCAAGGAGCTGGAAAG aaagcaaaaggaagaaaagcgtcAAGCCGAAATCGAGTTGCAGTTGCAGCGGGAACAACGGCGTAAGGAAAAACATCTGCAAAAATTACGCCAAAAGGAGTCGGATGAGATCAGTCAAAAGATAAGGCTGGAGGAGAAAAAGTTGCTCGAAGCGCAGCGTAAGCTAGAGAGCATCCGTCTATTGGATGCATTATTCGAACGCATGAAG ATGAAACACTCTCTCgagaaagggaaacaaaaaagccTCATATCGAGCGATGGCGAAGGGAATGATAACGTAAGCGTTTCATCGACGCAGGATCGTAAGAAGAAGGCAAACAAGCTGAAAGCTACGCAGGAAAAGGAGCTGGAAAGGATGCGGGTGCGTTTGAAACAGGCCAAGGATGGCAGTGTgctgaagaaggtgcttagttcGGGACTCGGCGTGAAGGTGGAACGGTCCCGTTCGCCGAGCATCAACACGATCAGCTCGGACGATGCAATCCTTAGCGATACGCCCCAGACGAAGGTGAAGAAGAAACGCAAGTCGCGGGCATCCTCCAAGAAGTCCGGTGACTCGGATGTGTCCTCTTCGGAAGAATCGTCGAACGAGGAAGAGGAACCGCTATCTGGTGAGGAGAAAATAAAGCGAGAAAATCGGGACGGTCCTCAAGCGCAACAACATCCTTCGGCTCCGTATCCTTCGGCTCAGGGCATGCCGTACGATCGAAGCGCAATGGGTTACGGACCACCGATGCATCCCGCAGCAGCCTATCCTCCGACGGCCATGTACCCTGGGATGGACTGGACGGCCGGTATGAGCTACCCGTACGCTTACGATCCGTTCTATGCGCAGTACTACGCGAGCTCGATGGCATACCGAGGCCCGTTCCGAACGGCCACCAGAGGTCCACCACGCTATCCTCGCGGTGGTCCGGGTGGTGTTTTGCGAGGTCGTGGCAGCGGTTATCGTGGCCGCGGCGGATACGACTACTATCGGGGAGGCCGTGGTGGCGACGATTACGATGGTTACGTCCGAACGGGTAGTCGATCGTATTCGCGCTCACGATCCCGGTCACGGCATCGACGGCGGTCAAGTCGAAGCCGAAGCCGTCGGTCACGCTCGAGAAGTAGCCGTAGCAGAAGCCGCAGCCGAAGCCGCAGTCGTAGAAGTCGCAGCCATCGTTCGCGTTCCAGTTCCCGAACGACTTCCAGATCACGATCGCGCTCACGCTCCCGAAAGTCCAAATCGGAGCACCGTAGCCGTAGTAGGTCAAAATCGCGGTCCCGTTCGCACAGCCACCATCGGAGCAAACGCACCCGCTCTCGATCACGCACCCGCTCGGATGAGCGATCGAAGAAGCCTGCCGTGCAATTGTCGAAACCGACGTCGAAAAACTTGGTTTCAACCATTCGGGGCTCTACCAGATCGCGTTCCCACTCCCGGTCGCGTTCCCGTTCAAAGTCGCACTCGCGTTCCCGCTCCAACTACAAACACCGATCTTCACGAAGGCATCGTTCCCCTCGGCCACGGCGTGCTGACTCCGCTGAGCCTAAGGCGCCAAACGAACCGGATCAGCAGGAGGAAGAACCCTTCATCCCGGGTCCTATAGGGCCTAGATCACCGCCCGAATTACCGCCACCACCAGAACCACCGTTCATTCCCGAGCATAACAATGGGGGTGCACTCATCGGAAACGTCCGGGATGAAGACGAGGAGCCGGCGGTCGTATCGGAATCGTTCAAAAAACATCGCATCATTGTGCGAACGGATACGCTCGGTTCTAAAAGTACAAAGGAAATCGAAGAGGAAGTGCGTGAGCGGCTGCTGCGACAGCAAATGGAGAGGGAGCTGCAAGTGCGCAAGGAACGGGAGAAAAAGAAGCGCCGCGCTAAGGAGGCCGAGGATCATAAAgaggaagacgacgacgatgacgaggaggaagaggatgatgatgaggaggatgacgacgacgaggatgaCGAAGAAGACAGTGACGAAGATGATGAGGAGCGTCAGAATGATCGTCGTAAGGTGCCCGAGAGGCGTACGAGAAACCATACAAATCCAGAACCAGCCTCACACGGCAACGGGCATAAGCGCAGGGAAATTCGTCCgccaacaacaccaccaccaccaccagtacACCGCAGACGTGAAGGCAAGTCTCCCGATCAACGGGAGTCTTCGCGACGGGAGGCGCAGCAGCGTTCGGGACGTTTTAATGGCGAACCACGGAAACCACCTCGTACGCCTTCCTCGTCCGAATCGCAGGAAGACTCAAGTGGAAGCAGCAGTGGTAGTAGCAGCGAAGCAGAGAATCCAAGACGTGCTCGTCCCGCATCACGCACTCGACCGAAATCTCCCGACAGTCCAGACCGGCGGCATCGACGAAAGCCCGATGGGACGGATGGGTTGGACAGAAGAAGACCACACGAGACTAGCGCGGCCCGTCCCGACGACGGTGTGTTGGAAGAAAAGCGCGCCCGAATGGCTTCCAGACAGGCGTCGTCTGCGGCAGGGATCACAAGAGGGCGCTCGCAGGAGACCCAACGTAGTATCGATGGAGGTCGTGCCCCCCGGTCTCCGGTAGGGAAAGGACGGCTTGCGCCGCGCCAGCGAAGTCGTAGCCGGGAACACCATCGTAAATCGTCCCACTCACGAGTAGACGGCCGTCGGAACGAGGATGGCATTGGGGGGGATGAGTCGATGCGGCGCCGAGATGTAGCTGTGAGTTCTAGGCACGGCCTTCGGGGTAGTCGACGGTCGTAG